In Natronincola ferrireducens, the DNA window TTTACCAAGTGGGATTACAGAAGCTTTAAATAAATTAAAGGAAAGCAACAACTAAGCAACTAAGGCTGGGGAAACCCAGCTCTCTTATTTTTGCCCTTTACACAGAACATATGTTCTGATATAATTATAGAAAGCATTGCAAATGGCTATTATTCAAGATTTAAAAGGGGGATCTCTATGATTAGTAATAAGCAGCTTCAAATATTAAAAGCCATATCTGAATATATCAAAGCTAATGAAATTAGTCCTACAATAAGGGAGATTTGCAAGCTAGTAAATCTGAAATCTACTGCTACTGTATCTAGTCACCTAGTGACATTGCAGAAATTAGGGTATATAGAGA includes these proteins:
- a CDS encoding LexA family protein, which gives rise to MISNKQLQILKAISEYIKANEISPTIREICKLVNLKSTATVSSHLVTLQKLGYIEKIQASPRAIRLTDDGKQTIAYQS